The following DNA comes from Solanum stenotomum isolate F172 chromosome 11, ASM1918654v1, whole genome shotgun sequence.
TTCTaagtatataattataattacatGACATATCAAttatcttattcttcttctttttattttatttcttgttcttctgctgctttttaattttattatctaAGTCACGAATGTTTTTAGATAAATGCAGAACCAATAAATTCAGTTTTAACTACACGTGATTAGAGGTGACAAAATAGGTaatttatatagataaataCAATTAGGTAGTTTTTCCTAAACCAAATTGAATAACTATCAGTAAAATTTTACTCTACCGCCTAAGTTTAATTAATACCAATTCTATAaggattccttttttttttataaaccaattaaaaaaaggaaagtggtaaaccaaaataattaaaatcaccCCTATAAATACACTAATTCACATAGCTTTTTCTTAACACATTCTATTATTCATCTTCacgatttaattaatttctattcTCCAAAAAATCAATGGCTTCAAAAAAGTTGATCTTGAAATCATCGGATGGTGATGAATTTGAGATTGAAGAATCGATTGCGGTTCAGTCTGGAAcgataaaaaatatgattgagGACGATTATACCCTTATCCCATTGCCTAATGTGAATACTCAAAAactaattctaattattgaGTACATGAATAAGCATGCGGAGAAGACGGATtcaaacgaagaagaaattaagGAATTTGATAAGGAATTTTTGAAGGATAAGAACTATCAAAACATGTTTGAACTTGTAGTTGCGGCAAATTATCTTCACATTAGCGATTTGATCAATTTGTTGTGTCAGACGATAGCTGATAGAATTAAGAACAAGTCTGTGAAGGCTGTTAGGGAGGTATTTggtgttattaatgattatacgccagaagaagaagaaagggttCGTGAAGAACATAAGTGGGCTCATGAAGGAGAAGAAATTGATGAATCTCTTGATTAGATTTTTTAGGATTGATTTAATTTAGtggttttaatttatttatttttagtctagggttttgagttttaTTGTTGAGTCTAGCCATTGttaatttttatgtaattattttgtctttaaatttagtgttttaatttatatacgtAATTTTTGCTTTTgtatatataccaaaatatttttttgtaattttgtggTCTAAACATATCCATgtggaaattaaatttaaaaattaaccaaaaaaaatactttaatatatcaaaacgaacaaaaaaaatgacacaatataatttatttttcattaaacaaaacttataataataattaccaaaaaataagGCCCTCAAACCATCATCTTCTCCTTATTAGTAATGATATATTTAGTAATAACgtaatttcatatcaaatcttCAGTATGTCTCTACTATATATTTCATCATCTCATTTTtgtcttaaatattttattgttttttcttgcaatcttttttctaattaaCCTCTCTTTTGAATATTAATCCAATTTTGTCAGagttacttttataaaaaataaaatattttttatgtaacaaaacaaataataacaacTTTTACGTAATAAACACAAAGTTGAATAACAATACCAATTCTATAAggaatcctttttttttttcataaaccaaTTAAAACAAGGAAAGTGGAaaacgcaaaaaaaaaaaaaaaaaaatcgacccTATAAATACACTAATTCACATAGCCTTCTCTTAACACATTCTATTATTCTTCTGATTcacaatttaactaatttttattCTCCAAAAAAATCAATGGCTTCAAAAAAGTTGATTTTGAAATCATCAGATGGTGATGAATTTGAGATTAAAGAATCGGTTGCGGTTCAGTCTGGAACGATAAAAAATATGGTTGAGGACGATTATACCCTTATCCCATTGCCTAATGTGAATACTCAAAACCTAATTGTAATTATTGAGTACATGAAAAGGCATGGGGAGAAGCGGATtcaaacgaagaagaaattaagGAATTTGATAAGGAATTTATGAAGGATAAGAGCTATCAAAACATGTTTGAACTTGTAATTGCGGCAAATTATCTTCACATTAGCGATTTGATGAATTTGTTGTGTCAGACAATTGCAGATAGAATTAAGAACAAGTCTGTGAAAGTTGTTCGTCAGATATttggttttaatttatttttttggtctagggttttgagtttagcTATTGTGGATTCGTATTAATTGTTTCGTGTTTAAATTTAGAGTTTGATTCatattaaaattctaatttatataccttattttttcttttgaaaatcaaGTAGTTATATTGTCCATTATCAAAATCTTAAATCTTTATGATTTTGTATCGAATATGTTCTCCATCTTCGAATTTCTCGTTCGATCATAAATTTCATTATTTCCGTTTTCAAGTTCAAAGCATCAATTAACTCTTTAAACTTGtcaatacaataataacaaattcGGTGAAATCTCATAAGTAAATTTGATTTATTGAGTAGacactcaaatttttttttattctaattaagcacctaatatatattatattgaagTGTTCGTATTAAGCTGATCAAACATGGTTGTATTGGGTCATAATTACTCTACTAGAGATGAAATGAAAGAATATAATTGCATTGGATCATACAAATACgtagttattaattaaatatataaataaacacTTTGcgttaatattaattataaaagtaaataatttaacaacatatattgtaaTCGTGAAACTCAATGAATGGAAACGGATCAGATATACCTCtttattatgttatattgtTTGAACTGATTACccattatattattttggctatatgaatccttACTATTTGATCACATTTAACAATAATAGCCGTAAAGACAAATACGATCAGGTTTATCTGGACTTAGTATACAACCTGCACTAATGAATTTATCTTTATATTTATCCTTGCAACTAGGCATACGATCTTCATCCACCTTGCATGTTATGTTGAAAATTGGAGTAGCACTTTGCAAATATTTAACTTGATGGTCTTGAGTAATTGTCAAGTTAAGaactataacaaaaaaaaaatcaattaaagaattcaactcaagaaaataatatacacaaataaatcTCCAAAAGAAGATCCAAAAGATAGTACTaacttttcaatttatataatattaataatcaaATAGATAAAATGCAaaccaaaatattaattttttttcttttgaaaaaatgagtGTAAATGCAAACCTGACAAAAATGTGATAATAAGAAGAAAACAGTAGTAAATTGAAACTTTTGCCATATTTTATACTTTGATTATATATTGTGtgtgtttttgagaaaatgttaTGAATTATCTAGCCATggttataatatttatatataaaagaaaatattcggatagttttataattaaattggGATTAAGATAGAGTTATTACATTTAGTCCTTATGCCTATAAATGTTCGGGAAAGCAAAATTAAATGTCTTTTgtcaaaataagtatttttttggtaagatttatgttttaattatgtaaattttaattattttttattttattttatttaaagcGTCATTCAAACTATGTGAACTATAATGATAGAAAGTTTGACtcaaagaaaatacttttttttatcattttgattCGATTATAATCAAATCTTATATGATGAAAAGAAATGTCAAGTTTTACTATCTTTAATGAAAATTCTTATATCAACTATTAACACATATATTTGCCTTTGAAATCACAACTCAAATGTGTCTAATAACAAAACTATTTTGATAAcataatatgtataaaaaaaaaaactaaaaagatcACTATTTTAAAAGTACTACTAAAATAATCATTCGATACTGAAAATTATAACTAGTAACAGTTCATCTCCTCAATCATCTTGATACTGAAATAACTCGTACAAATTACCTCCATACAttaaagactttttttttaatcatagaACATCAAAGTACCTTCTAATATAATTTGATCAAACAAATGTTAAGTCTAAGAAGAGAATTTAACATTTTTAACCTTTTAACAATAATAGCCACAAAGACAAAAACTATGTGGATAATATGGGCTTTTTATACAAGATACACcatataatttatcttgataTTTTCTATGGCAAATCATCAAACAATCTTCCTTCTCCCTGCATTTTACATTGGTCATTGGATCAACACATTGCAAATCATTAACTTGTTGATCTTGGGCAATTGTCTTGCTAAAgactaacaaaaaaatattattaaaatcagTAAAAGAATTCAACTCAAAAAGATAATACTATATGGTTAATTGATTTCTGATGTCTTCTCATGGATCTATCatctatataaaaataataacatattcagtataacttaataattacaatttacaaatgaGGTCTGAAGAGGATATCTCATTACCCTAATCTTTGTAAGATATAGAGATTATTTCTAATAGATATCGAATTAAGAAAATTCTAAataacttattaaaaaaattatgtactaaaatgtttttttagaaGCATTCTTGattgaagaaaaagataatACTCATTcgttttcaatttgtttgttcttcttttctttttaatctatttttaaaaaataattcttttttgacagttctttaattttaattctcCACGTGATATGTTAGTGACCACAAGATTGaaagacattttggtacattctagtacaacaacaacaacagcaatATACTAGTACTGAAATTTCACAATTTGGGTATGGGAATGGTAAAACGTATACAAATCTTACCACTATTTCGTAGAAGTAGCGAGACTATTTTCTAAAGATTCGCGATAGCAAATCCAGGTTTTGATATATTCtgatacatatatatctttaatctaagactacaagattcaaaataattaattaagttaaaacagattaatcaaattaaagttgAGGAAGTACTAACTTTTCACTAAAATAATATTAGCAGTAATAAAACAGCTAATTAAAATGAAAAcagaaaatgatttatttttttaaagaaaatgagagTGTTAATGCACAAACCTGACAAAAACATGATGATGATAGGAAGAAGACAGTAGTAGACTGAAACTTTAGCCATTTATACTTTGATTAATTATGtctatgttattaattatttaatttagtcATGGTTCTAATATATAGTACTATTTATATAGTGAAAAATGAATCAGATTGtgataatattattgttttaatcCAGTCAAAAATCGAGTATTAAGATTGATTTAATGACATTTAATCCATATTTGTTATTAAGCCTATAAATGTTTAGGAAGTCTACATCAAATAATTTTGGACAAACTATGTATTTTCTGGTCAGATTTATATTTTAGTTACTTAAATTTGGAGATGGACGGGTATTTATCATCagaatatattatttcaataaaaaaattacattatatatatatatatatatatatatatatatatatatatatatatatataaatatatatattattcttttgaaTCCAAAAATACAAGATTAGAGGTTGACAcagtaatataaaaaattcaaatcataGGCACTACACTTTTATATATCAAAAGCACTTAAGAAAATCTCTTGAATCCATCATTACTTATAActcgataaaaaaaaatgacaagttTTATAATATTATAGATAAAATCTAAAGAGAAACAAAGAACGAATAATTTATCGATGCAGAAAACATTTCGTGTATTTAACAATAGTACCAACAAGTACAAATATGAATATGAGCAGGTGTCTTCATCATACAAGCtgaataatataaattttctttataTGTTCCTTGGCAAAGAGGGGTGCAATCTTCATTCACAGCACATGTTACATTGTCAAAATCCTTACTACATTCCTTACGTTGAGCCATTGTTGGGTGAAGAACtacaacaattaaaaaaataaattattattaaaaaaaataattaatgaagaaatcaaattcaagaaaacaaataaatttgtagtttcttttatttttggaaattacgcggataagaaaatatatactgATAGTTAATTAGCAAACATAGTGCTATAGTTTCCATAAATTATCACTCACAGCTTAATTTTAGTTATAATTACGTCTCCTCTCTTCTCTTTTATACAAATtatcaaatacaaattatacgtatacatatatatacaattatatggcagctatacaaatacaattttgcctctctcgctcacctctctcctccctctcccattCTTGCTCgctagatatacaaatacatatgtatataccagttacatatatacaattatttgacaaatatacatattaaattcacccctctctccactctctgccctctcttgatctcctttctcctccctctcccaatctcgcttgcctctctcctccgtctcccaatctcgctcacctcCCTCCTCACTCTAACATGTAGCTAagaatcgtaattagcaaactataactataaatgaaaaaataatgtataaataaaatatgaaagttTTAATGCACAAACCAGACAGATACAGAATGATAATTAGGAGGAGACATGAATAGTAGACTGAAATTTTTGccatttataaataaattgaataataaacATGCTTGTATTTTTGAGAGAATATTGTAAATTGTTCTGCCATGATTTGCaatatataaaggagaaaaaaatgttatataatCCAGTGAATTAAATGAGTCAAAGATTATGTTAATTCAgtgaatataataataactttcatttaaattttttttatatacttgtAAGTAATTTAGCTATTGACTGGTCAACATTCcatttctttttagttgttatatTACGTTTTTCAATAGTCAATTTGACTCATTTATATAAATATCCTTTTTTGGAATGATAAATCTTGTTATATTTAGATAAAATCTCACTGCAATAGAAACGAAGA
Coding sequences within:
- the LOC125844015 gene encoding SKP1-like protein 11; this encodes MASKKLILKSSDGDEFEIEESIAVQSGTIKNMIEDDYTLIPLPNVNTQKLILIIEYMNKHAEKTDSNEEEIKEFDKEFLKDKNYQNMFELVVAANYLHISDLINLLCQTIADRIKNKSVKAVREVFGVINDYTPEEEERVREEHKWAHEGEEIDESLD